AAGCTCTCCCAGCAGCTGTTATCCTCTCCCCCAGGGCTGGTGGGCCTGTCGCTGTCTTATGCCCTGTCCCTGACGGGCCTGCTCTCGGGCCTGGTGAGCAGCTTCACACAGACGGAGGCCATGCTGGTAAGCGTTGAGCGGCTGGAAGAGTACTCCTGTGACCTGCCCCAGGAACCCCAGGGTCAGCCACTGCAGGTAGGCCTGTACCCTGACCCCAGGCCAAAGCTCTGGAACCCTGAAGGCCCCAGCCTCCCccgcaatttctttctttttacccaCCCATCTTTCTCAGCTCCCATAACCTCTCTTCATGATGACCAAAATTCTTCACCATGTTCCTTCTTCCCCATCTCTTATTCTCTCACCTTTCCTCTCACACTATTCATTTCTCATTATTCTCCCCTCCTCGCCATTGCTCCTCATCTCCCccatctccctcttcccctctatCGCCCACCCATGGACCCCACCAGTTGGGCACCGGCTGGCTGACTCAGGGGGGCGTGGAGTTCCAGGACGTGGTGTTAGCGTACCGGCCAGGGCTGCCGAATGCCCTGGATGGAGTGACCTTCTGCGTGCAGCCTGGAGAGAAGTTGGGCATCGTGGGCCGCACGGGCTCCGGCAAGTCCTCCCTGTTGTTGGTGCTCTTCCGGCTGCTAGAGCCCAGTTCAGGGCGAGTGCTGCTGGATGGCGTGGACATCAGCCAGCTGGAGCTGGCCCAGCTCAGGTCTGGAGGAGATGGACTtgggaggggaaagggggaaCCAGAACTACTAGCACTTAGAGGAGGGCACAGCTAGGAAGGCTTTATATAAACTCAGGGCAACTAGGGCTGATCAAGGGGTTGAAACGGAGGACAGGATGAGCGGGCGAGGACAGAGAACTCCTAGTGCCCAGGTCCAGATTCATGGCTGGTGATCTGAAGGTCGTCCTTGCCCTGACCCTTTCCAGCTGCATCTTTCTTGTACTTCCCACCACACATCCTCCACTCTTGTGCCCCAAGATACTGATCCCCTGAGCCCTCAGGCTCAGCAGGCAGTGCTTTGGACAGCTTGAGACCTGAGCCAGTTGCCCTTGGCTTCAGGTGGCCCCACTGGAGGGTATACACCCCTTCTCTACCCTCAGGTCAACCTAATATCATTTTCTGTGAGTACAGTGACATGGAAAAGGTAGGGAAGCTGTATCCTAAAGCCCTAGGCCTGCTTCTTCTGCCCTCTCTTCTAAGCTGTGGTGGCCCTACCTTATAACTCCACCATGTCTTCAGGACCCAATTATAGGCCCACTCCAACCTTGAAGTGTCACCTGCCCTTTCATTCGCTCTGGTCATTCCCTGCGTAGCCACTGCTGCCCCTGGAGTCAGTGCCACACAGTTTAGCCCATTTGTTTTCTCTGGTTTGTTTGTGTACACCTCCGTGAAATGTAggctccttgaggacagagtCCAGCCTTTGGTTTCTTTGGTATTGCTTATAGCATTGGCACAGTTCTAGGTACCCAGCTACTAGCGGATCATTTGGTGGGGAGCAGAGTGGGGTTATGTTCAGGTCTCATCCCCGGGCTTTCGTGGAGGTGCTAGTGCTGTAGTCAGAAACTGAGCTGGGAGCAGGAGTGGCTACATCTCCAACCGCTGGACTCCATGTCATTGTCCCACAGATCCCAGCTAGCTATCATCCCCCAGGAGCCCTTTTTGTTCAGTGGGACTGTTCGAGAAAACCTGGATCCCCGGGGCCTACATAAGGACAGGGCCTTGTGGCAGGCCCTGGAGCAGTGCCACCTGAGTGAGGTGATTACCTCCATGGGTGAGTGCTGGACCCTTACCCTAGAGCAAGAAGGGGGCAGGGAGGGCCTGGGCCCTGCAGTGAAGATGCTTTCCTTGCAGGTGGTCTGGATGGTGAGCTGGGTGAGGGGGGCCGAAGCTTATCTCTTGGGCAGAGGCAGCTGTTGTGTCTGGCCAGGGCTCTCCTCACAGATGCCAAGGTAaggtgagagaaagagacaatAGAGAGGCCGGGAAGGAGGCAGGGGGcaagggggtggggaggtggagtCCGGAGAGGTTTTAGGGGACCaagttcattttccttttagaGCTAAAAGTGTGGTAGGGGCTGTTGCTTGGGCCAGGCCCAGCCCACCCTACAGCCTCTCCTTTGTTATCCCCTACGGCATTCCCATATTCCAGATCCTGTGTATTGATGAGGCCACAGCAAGTGTGGACCAGAAGACAGACCAGCTGCTCCAGCAGACCATCTGCAAACGCTTTGCCAACAAGACAGTGCTGACCATTGCCCATAGGTGTGCAAACACCCAGTGACAGCCTAATCAGGGACTGTGGTAGCATGCATGAGCCTCCATTGCTTTCAGGGACCCCAGTGGTCAGGGCCTTAGAGATCCTGCCCCCCAAATCTCAGCTCTTCCTTCTCCAGGTACTGCCTAGGGCCCTTTATAGCACATTATCTGAGGGACTTTGCAGTCCCTTCCCCAGCACCAAGCCAGGGGTTAAAGCCTGTGGGGACAGACTTGTGGTGTCccaaggggagaggagggaaagcaGGTCAGTGTTCTCACTTAGGTCATTGTCCCTTATCCCTTACACTGACCATCTTCCCCGTCACAGGCTCAACACGATCCTGAACTCAGACCGGGTGCTGGTGCTACAAGCGGGGAGAGTGGTAGAGCTGGACTCCCCGGCCACCCTGCGCAACCAGCCCCACTCGCTATTCCAGCAGCTGCTGCAGAGCAGCCAGCAGGGAGTCCCCACCTCACTCGGAGGTCGCTGAGCTCCATCCCACACTCTGCAGGGTTCTCCCCTCTCTCTGATCCAGGCCGGGCCTGTACAGAGGTGCTGGCTGCTTGTTTATATTCTCCTCTGGGGCTCTACCTCTCCACACTTCCCCAGAAGGGAAGTGGACACCCTGGGTTACTCTTTGGAAATCACTCCTTGGTGGGCAGcatcctgaggcttccccagaaccAGGCCTCTGCTCTGGCCCTCTTGCATCTGGAACGCCAGGTGGGTTTTTCTGGCATAGGAGCCCACTTGcattttcatagttttatttgATAAAATCCCATCTTACATTCTGtgtattaaaaaaatagtatttctggtgTGAGGCTGAggtctcctctgtgtgtgtacCCAAGCTGAAGGGTGGTGAGAAAGGACCACTCCAGTCTGAGGGGTGGAAGAGGTGAGGAAGGGGGCCGGAAAGCCCCCACCTCCATCACAGTGCTGTGGTCTTTCCAGGCTCAGGGGGCAAGTCAGGTGGCAGGGGGAGCCCTGCCGGCAGCATGCTAACCTGACACTCCTGGTCCTGGCATGCTGGAGCATAGTGTGGGGCAGGGTAGCAACAGGGTCCAGGGGGGCAGACACCCCGGCGCCAGGCCCTCAGGGTCAGCAACACAGTAGCCAGAACCAGGGCAGCAGTGAGGGCCCCAAACACCACCAGGGCTACCAAGCTAGGCTCACCTAGCCCAGCCTCTTGCCTCCGCACCACCTCCTTCACTGAGATCCGCAGCAGACCAGCCCCTGCGCTGTGGGGGGCTGGCCCCGTGGCAGGTACCACCACAGCTGAGGTGGGCCCTAGAGGGGTGTCCACTGTGGTTGGGGGGTGTGGGACAGGTAAGACAAGCTCACAAGTCTTGCCACCATAGCCACTGGGGCAGAGACAGTCGAAGTCATGGACACGGTCCCGACAGCGGGCCCCTCTCTGGCATGGGCGGCTGGCACAGTCATCCAGGTTGATGGTGCAGAAGCGTCCAGCAAAGCCCTcaggacagaggcaggagaagcggTTTATGCCATCAAGACAGGTGGCACCATTAGCACAAGGCCGCATCAGGCAGTCATCCACGTTCACCTCACAGCGGGCACCCACAAAGCCCACCAAGCAGCGGCATGTGAAGTTGAGGGCAAAGCCCTGGTCATCCTGGCACTGCCCGCCATTGCGGCATGGGGAGCTGCAGTAGGGGTGGGAGAGGACATGAAAGCAACTTAACACCTGTAGGGTAGCCCAGGTCCGTATCCTGACCTCTGCTCACCATGTCACCTTGGGCGACACTCTCCGAGCCTCaaatacctcattttattttttatttatttatttttgagacagagtctcgctgtgtcgcccagggtggagcacagtggcgcgatctcagctcactgcaagctccgccttccaggttcacgccattctcctgcctcagcctcctgagtagctgggactacaggtgcctgccaccacgcccagctaattttttgtatttttagtagagacggggtttcactgtattagccaggatggtcttgatctcctgacctcgtgatccgcctgcctcggcctcccaaagtgctgggattacaggcgtgagccaccgcgtctggccaaatacctcattttaaaaatgagaataaaaatagtaCCCAGCTTCCCTAATTGTGagggttaagtgaaataatcaatATCAAGCAGTTAGCACAGGGCCCAGCCGGAAGGCAAGGCTCAGGATAAGTGTGCTATTATTATCCTTGCAGGCTTCTGGGCCTGATGTGGAAATGAGGACAAGTCCAGCCCTGCAGGCTGTTTCCCCATCCCTACT
This genomic window from Chlorocebus sabaeus isolate Y175 chromosome 17, mChlSab1.0.hap1, whole genome shotgun sequence contains:
- the DLK2 gene encoding protein delta homolog 2, with the translated sequence MPSGCRCLHLVCLLCILGAPGQPVRADDCSSHCDLAHGCCAPDGSCRCDPGWEGLHCERCVRMPGCQHGTCHQPWQCICHSGWAGKFCDKDEHICTTQSPCQNGGQCMYDGGGEYHCVCLPGFHGRDCERKAGPCEQAGSPCRNGGQCQDDQGFALNFTCRCLVGFVGARCEVNVDDCLMRPCANGATCLDGINRFSCLCPEGFAGRFCTINLDDCASRPCQRGARCRDRVHDFDCLCPSGYGGKTCELVLPVPHPPTTVDTPLGPTSAVVVPATGPAPHSAGAGLLRISVKEVVRRQEAGLGEPSLVALVVFGALTAALVLATVLLTLRAWRRGVCPPGPCCYPAPHYAPACQDQECQVSMLPAGLPLPPDLPPEPGKTTAL